TTTTGTATGTTTTAACTGGGTTGAATTTTTAGATTTGAATTAATTACTTTAAATTGGTTACTTATTAATTCTTTATCATTATTTGAATAACCCTTTAAACTCAATCTTCTCTTTTTGTTATTCCTAAGTGTAATTTCTATTAAATTTTCAGATGTAAGCATCAATTCAGTAATATTTTTAATTTGTTGTAAATCTATTGTATAATATCTCATGAAAAACCACTTTTTAATAGTTATATGATTGTTATATAATTGATTTGAAATTATTATAATAAATTTGTCAAATTCTATATTGACAAATATATCATACATTACTATACTTTATAGTAATGTAATGAATGGTGGTGATTAAAGTGTCTTCAATAAATTTAATAATACTTGGCTATTTGCATAACAAAGAGAAAAGTGCCTATGAAATGGTTAAAGAATTTGATATCTGGAATCTTACTAAGTGGCTAAAAATCAGTGACCCCTCAATTTATAAAAATATAATTAAATTATGCGATAATGGATATTTAAATTCAAGAACTGTTAAAGAAGGTGAAATGCCCGAAAAAACATTATATTCACTGAATGAAAAAGGAAATTCATATTTCAATGAACTAATGGAAGAAAGTTCAAAACATATAGGAAATTTTTATTTAGATTTTAATGCATTTTTAGCTAATATAGAGAATATACCAAAAGAAAAAAGAAAAGAATACCTTGAAAACTTTAAAAACAAGGCAGAAGAACGTAGATCGTTTGTGGAGTCAATTAATAATAACGCAAAACATCAAAATGAAAAATCTGGTTCTGAATTGCTTATATTAGATCTATATAACGAATTTTATAACATTTTACAAAAATGGTCTGAAAAAGTTTTTGATCATTATAATTAATAATTTGATGTCTCTAATAAATCCTTATATTAAGAGACATTTTTTTACCCAACTACTATAATGTATAGTAGTTTATTATATACTGATATATATTACATTATTATTTAGGAGGTTTGTCTTATGAACAAAAAATATCAAATCATTTCTTTTGTAGCCATTATTTTGGGGTTTTTTATGGCATTATTAGATACAACTGTAGTAAATATCACTTTGCCTAAAATGACCGAATACTTTAATACTACTATGGCTCATATTTCTTGGGTAGTAAATGCCT
This window of the Clostridium estertheticum genome carries:
- a CDS encoding PadR family transcriptional regulator, yielding MSSINLIILGYLHNKEKSAYEMVKEFDIWNLTKWLKISDPSIYKNIIKLCDNGYLNSRTVKEGEMPEKTLYSLNEKGNSYFNELMEESSKHIGNFYLDFNAFLANIENIPKEKRKEYLENFKNKAEERRSFVESINNNAKHQNEKSGSELLILDLYNEFYNILQKWSEKVFDHYN